GGAAGCACTAGATAATAGCGACATTGATGACTTTAAAGAGCTAAAAACACTTATATTTTTACGAGATAGTGGCAAAAACGTATCAACATCAATATTTTTTAAATGATAGATTTTAGTAAAAAGCCACTATTTTTAGCACCTTTGGCAGGTTTTTCAGATCTGCCACTTCGTAGTGTAGTGAAAAAATTTGGTTGCGACGTTACTATAAGTGAGATGATAAGTGCAAACGCTCTTGTATATGAAAGTAGTGCAAAGACACTTGAAATGGTCAAAAAATCTCCAAATGAGATACCATATATCGTCCAAATCGCTGGAAATGATATACAAAATATCAAAAAAGCAGTGCAAATTATAAATAAATTTGATGGTATTGACGGCATAGATCTAAACTGTGGCTGTCCAGTGCCAAAGGTCATAAAACAATGTGCAGGATCGGCATTACTAAATGATTTAGATCATCTAAAACGCATAGTTGAGACTATAAAAAAGACATCAAATAAAAGCTCTACGAGCGTGAAGATTAGGCTTGGATTTAATGACAAAAACCAAATTGCAATTGCAAAAGCTTGTGAAGACGCAGGAGCCGATTACATTGCGATACACGGACGCACTAAGGCTGGTGGATATAGTGCCGTGGTTGATTATAATGCAATAGCTCAAGCAAAAGCAAATGTAAAGATCCCTGTCATCGCAAATGGTGATATAAACGCACAGAATGCTAATGAAATTTTAAAAATAACAAACTGCGATGCGATTATGATAGGACGAGCAAGCATAGGCAACCCGTGGATATTTGCTGAGATCAAAAATGGCACAAGTGTTAGTAATGAGTTAAAACGTGAGATAATCTTGGCACATTTTGATGCGATGATCGCACACTATGGCGAACATGGGGCAAATATATTTCGCAAACACCTACATCAATACAGCAAAGGACATGAGGGTGCAACAGCATTTCGTAATGAGATAAATCACATTAATAACACTAATATTATGCGTGATCTTATAAAGGGATTTTTTGCTTAGATGCAAGGCTTTATCATACGCACACAAAAGGTCAAAGACGAAGATCTAATCGTTTATATACTCACGCGACAATATTTGGTTAAATCTTACCGATTTTATGGAGCAAGGCATTCTAGCGTGATGACTGGATATAAGATCGACTTTGAGCTTATAGAAAATACAAATTTCCTACCGCAGCTTAAAAATGTTATGCATCTTGGCTATAAATGGCTGATAGATCGAGATAGACTCATCATCTGGCAACAACTTATGCGATTGCTCTACGAACACTTAAAAGATGTGGATAGTATAGATGAAATTTATTTTAACGAGCTTGATCTGTGTGCTAAATGCTTTGAACTAGCCAACCCTAAACGTCTTATCATTGAAAGTTATATCAAAATCTTAGAGTTTGAAGGGAGATTGCATTCTGAGCTTGAGTGTTTTGTTTGCGATGAGCCGATCTATGATATCGTCTCGCTCACACGTGGCTTTCTACCATCGCATCCGCACTGTCTAAATAAGAGCAAATTTTATAGAACGAAGATAGAAAATTTATTTGACACAAAAAGCACTATAGAGCTTGATGACGATGATATAAATACACTTTATAAAATTATTTTAGATGGGTTTTAATATCTTAAAAATTTAACAAAAGCATACACTATTTTTTTTGTATTAGTATCATCAAAAATTTTAAAATTACATGATGTCCTATTAATATCAGAAATCTTGAGTATCCTAAGCTTTTGCTTTTCTTATTCTATTATCTCGGTGTTTAGATTAAATTCCTGCGTATAGCTTAAATTTCTATCATACATCACTGCTCTTTTTATCTCATACTCTTTTGCCTTTTGCATTGCGTGACGAGAACCACTATCAAGTTTCTTATTCATCAACGTATCTTCTTTAGAATAACTAGCACTTAATACGACCATATCGCTAAACATAGCTTGTAATCTATCACGTTTTATAAATCTAGCTATCTGTTCTTGCTTTGATCGTGCATCTTGATAGTATTCACTTATTAATAACCCTCCATTTAATACTATATCCTTTGCAAGTTCATTATTTTCTTTTGGTATGATATTTTTAAGGTGCTTGGCAATATTGCTATCGTGCTTACATTATTTTTGATAGCTTGTTTGTGTGCTATTGTATCACATCCAATAACCAGTCCACTAACTATAACAGCATTATATTTAGCAAACTCTGCAACAACGGCACTTTCTAACTTTTCAATATCCGCACCAAGTGTCGTTAGTACAATAATGGCATATTTATATCATTTTCTAGCAAACTCAAGTCTCCTTTATAAAACAAAACCACAGGAAATTCACTCAATGATATAGCATTACTATTTCTATTTGCACTCTTTTTTGTATCACAAAAAATAGAATTTTTCTCATTATTTTCTATTTTTACACAGAAATTTTCATCTCCAAATGCAATGTAGTCATCAATACAATCAGACAAGAGTTCTATTTTATATTTAATTTCATCTTTTTGTCTACAAATTTATCAATATCTAATTTTAATCCTTTCTTATCAAAAAGATAAATTAAGTCTCTGTCGCCCATATTGCTTTTATAATTTTTCAATATTCAAGCATTACCTATATCTTTATATATTTAAAGTATTATTTGTATATTTCACCTATTATCCTTTTTTAATAGTTTTTGCTATAGTATAAAAATATTATAACCGACGTCTAACAATGCCTGTAAGCAATTGTCGACATTTACATTTTTTGCATATATGTCATCTATGTATTTTTTAACACATTTATAAAATCTGGATTATTTGATTTCCCATATCCTACATACTCCAAACCATAATAACCAATAATATTTTTATGCAAATAATCATTTCTATATTTTTAAACTTTTATAATATTTTTTCTTGGTATATTTGCAAAAACTGCATTTCTTATCTCATTATTATCATTTTCAAAAACTATAATATTGTTTGAATTAAAGCTAAAATGATTTATAAATTTTTATATTTATTACCACTATAATTACAATAAATATGTGAAAATAGATGAAAAATATTATGAAATTTTAGCAACTTGCGAGTTCTCTTTTTATTTGCGTTAGTTAGCAATATGATTTTGTTTAAAATTTGAGATTTTATCATTAATATAATTTATTTTTGTGTAAGCAAGATAGTCACTATAAATTTTTCTTTTTAAATTTATAATCTTAAAATATTTATTTGGTTTTATATAATAAAAGTATATTTTAATTTTTTGTTATAAACGTTAATTTTTGAGAGGGAAGAGCCTAACACTTTTAAGATAGCTTCCCTATAAGTAAAAAATTGACTTCATTTCAAAAACTAAAATTTTATCTTTTTATGTATCTAAGCCATTAATCATAGTAATTTATACACTAAATTTTTCATCAAAAAACGTACTTAGATGGATATTTTCAAAGGCTGCTTTAAGTGATGTGAAAAGTTTTGGATTTTGCTTTTCAAGTTGTGCCAGCAGCTGTTTGGTCTCATATCTGGCGTGTGGCATCTTAACGTCAAATCTCATCGCAGGACAAGCCTCATCTCCGATAACGCGAAGCTCATTACGCACGGCATTTTCATGTAAAGCCCTCTCACGCACAAAGATAAATGGACGAATGACCTCTATGCCATTTTTAGCCATATACTTTGGTGCGAGTGTACGAAGTGCTCCATTGTATGTGAAATTCATAAAAAAACTCTCTACAGCATCGTCTAAATGATGTGCAATCGCTAGTTTATTGTATCCATGTTTTAGTGCATAAGTATAAAGATAGCCACGTCTCATACGCGAGAAAAAGCTACAAAAGCTGGAATTTTTACGAATTTTATCCTTTGAAATCTCAAATATCGAGCTATCTATGACTTCGTGCTCTATACCATGACTATTACAGTGTTCAGTAAGATACGCATAATCTTCGCCCATTCCATAACTTAAAGTTACAGCCTTAAACTCAAATTTTTTAGGTGTTACACACTGCATATGCTTTAAAACGTGAGCGAGAGCCAAACTATCCTTGCCACCGCTAAGTCCAAGCAAAATTTTATCTCCACCTTGAATCATCTTATATCTGGCATTCGTTTTACCAACAATACTTAAAAGCTTTTTACTAAGATCTATCATAGCTTTTCAACCATCGCCAACATAAAGTCTGCACTGACTTTAGCTGAACTTTGCAAAAATTCATCAAAGTCAAACTCAGCACCTCCACCAGCTTCATCACTGATCGCACGAAGCACGAAAAATGGTATGCTAAGCTGAGTGCATACCTGGGCTACACTCGCCCCCTCCATCTCAACAGCATCAGCGTTAAAAGTATGCTTTATCCACTCTTTTTTATCTTTATCACATACAAACTGATCGCCTGTAGCGATGATACCGCTGTTTAAATTTAAACCCTGTTCCTTTGCAATATCAACAGCAAGGGCATTTAAGCTCTCATCACTTTTTGCAAAAATTTCTATGCCCGGAACAAAACCAAAAGGATGTTTAAAAACTGTTATATCAAGATCGTGCTGAACCAAACTTGTAGCATACATAAGATCGCCTATCTTATAGTTATTGTTTAAAGCACCTGCAACGCCGGTAAAAAGTAGCTTTTCAGCTCTGAATTTCTCAACTAAAATCGCAGCCGTAAGAGCAGCATTAACCTTACCGATTTTTGAATATGCAAGAACTAAATTCTTACCGTGATAGTTGGCTAGATAAAATTTATTTTGTGCATATTGTATCGTCTTATATGCACCAACACGCTCTAAAACGGGTGTTATCTCCTCATCCATTGCACTCAGTATCGCTATCATCTACTCTCCAAATTTTTAACCGCTTCTTCAAGACTTGGCATATCTGTTATACTAAATGTCGGCTTGTCGGTTACTTTTTTGTTTATTCCTTTTAGCGTATTTGTACCTAGCTCTATAAAGCACTCTATGCCGTCTTCATAGGTCTTTATACTCTGCTTATAAAGCACAGGTTTTACTAGCTGATCTTTTAATAAATTTAAAGCATCGCTCTTGCTCGTGTAAACTTTCGCACTTACGTTTGAAATAACAGGAGCAAAACTATCAGCTAAATTTTTTTCAAGCTCTACGACCAATCGCTCACTTGCTGATACTAGTATCGGGCAGTGGCTAGCAACTGACATATTTAAAAGCATTGCACGTTTTGCACCAGCTTCTTTAAAAATGCTCTCAAATTTAGCCAAATCAGCTCTAACTCCAGCCACAACAATCTGTCCATCACAGTTGTAGTTTGCTGCATAAATTTGTAAGCCTTGCTTTCTTGCATCGGCACAAATTTGCTCTACTAAAGCGTCATTAAGTCCTAGTACTACCATCATACCAGCATCCTTGCCTTCGCACGTCTCTTGCATAAAACGCCCGCGTAAATTGACAATCTTTAATGCATTAAAATAACTAAATGCACCACTTACAGCTAATGCACTAAACTCACCAAGTGAATGCCCTAGGCTAAATTTAGGCTCTAAATTTAAGCTCTGCTTTAACGCTTCATAAGCCATAAGGGAGCTTAAAACAATAGCTGGTTGAGTAAATTCGCTAATGCTGAGCTTTTCGTTTTCACTAAAGAGTAAATTTTCAAAATCTATCCTTAAATACTCACTAGCGTTTTGTAAAAGTTCACGGCAGACACTAAAATTTTCATAAAATTCTCGTCCCATGCCAGCACTTTGCGAACCCTGTCCTGCAAAGATAAATGCATATCCCATCATATACTCTTAATGATGATGTCTTCCGCAACAACCACTACTATGTCCATGATCGTCATGGTGATGATGCCTATGTCCACCGCAACAACCGCCATCATCATGATCATGTCCGTGTCCGCCACAACCACAAGTATGTGTTCCAGCAACCATACCAGTAGCCTTTTCGTCCTCCGTGGCCTCTCTAATTTCTAGAATTTCAACATTAAATAACAAGTCTTTACCAGCGTATGGGTGGTTAAAATCCACAACAACTTCATCATCGCCAATAGTTTTTACTATGACACGAACGCTTGAGCCGTCTTCATTTTGACCAAAAAGTTCCATACCTTCGTGCAAGTCTATGCCTGCAAACTGTTCTTTAGGCAATGATTGAACAGCCTCTTTATTATACTCACCACAACCTTCAGTAGCTTTGATATTTATAGTAGTTCTATCTCCAGCTTTTAGCTTACTAACCTCTTCCTCTAGCTTTTGTATAATATGTCCACGACCAGTGATGAATGAAATTTCTCCACCATTTTGCATATTTGATTCTAAAATTTCGCCAGTTGTAGCGTCCTTTAACTCATAAAACATAGTTATAACTTGATCTTTACTCACATATTCTCCTCAAAAATTTTATTAAATATTGTGAGATTATATCTAAAAAAGATTAAATTTACTTCTAAATTTTGATTAATTTCTATCTGGAGATGCTTTGGCTTCTTTACTATCAGGATAACCGACTTTTAAAGCCTTATAAAAGCGATTTGCACTTGCAGTATCTCCGATCTTATCAAAGCTTATAGCTGTGTGATATAAAAGTTTTGGTGTATAATCAGCCCTGTCATTACCTTCGATACTCTTTTGATAGTACCCGATAGCAGTGCTATATGACTTCTGTTTATAGGCTACTTCACCTAAGTAATAATTTGAAGTGGATGGCTTATATCCCTTTTTTATCAGATATTCAAAACCCTCTGCGGCTTCAGACGTTTTGCCTGAGTTTAAAAGCTTGATTGAATCAGACATGATATCAGCACTATTTTTGCCTGTAAAATTTGACTTTGAGCTTGAATCACTTGTTGCTTTTGACTTGATATTTCTTTTGGTTGCCTCTTTGTTATCTATCATTGCACCAAGCTTATTTAATGTAGCATTTATATTTTTGTAGTTTTTATCTTGTATGGCCCTGGTCTCTTCGACATATGCTTTAAGTGAAGCTAAATTTGTCCCAGCTTCACCAGCTTCACCATTTATCTTAAGCTCTATATCATT
This window of the Campylobacter anatolicus genome carries:
- a CDS encoding tRNA dihydrouridine synthase — translated: MIDFSKKPLFLAPLAGFSDLPLRSVVKKFGCDVTISEMISANALVYESSAKTLEMVKKSPNEIPYIVQIAGNDIQNIKKAVQIINKFDGIDGIDLNCGCPVPKVIKQCAGSALLNDLDHLKRIVETIKKTSNKSSTSVKIRLGFNDKNQIAIAKACEDAGADYIAIHGRTKAGGYSAVVDYNAIAQAKANVKIPVIANGDINAQNANEILKITNCDAIMIGRASIGNPWIFAEIKNGTSVSNELKREIILAHFDAMIAHYGEHGANIFRKHLHQYSKGHEGATAFRNEINHINNTNIMRDLIKGFFA
- the recO gene encoding recombination protein RecO, whose amino-acid sequence is MQGFIIRTQKVKDEDLIVYILTRQYLVKSYRFYGARHSSVMTGYKIDFELIENTNFLPQLKNVMHLGYKWLIDRDRLIIWQQLMRLLYEHLKDVDSIDEIYFNELDLCAKCFELANPKRLIIESYIKILEFEGRLHSELECFVCDEPIYDIVSLTRGFLPSHPHCLNKSKFYRTKIENLFDTKSTIELDDDDINTLYKIILDGF
- a CDS encoding 5'-methylthioadenosine/adenosylhomocysteine nucleosidase; protein product: MIAILSAMDEEITPVLERVGAYKTIQYAQNKFYLANYHGKNLVLAYSKIGKVNAALTAAILVEKFRAEKLLFTGVAGALNNNYKIGDLMYATSLVQHDLDITVFKHPFGFVPGIEIFAKSDESLNALAVDIAKEQGLNLNSGIIATGDQFVCDKDKKEWIKHTFNADAVEMEGASVAQVCTQLSIPFFVLRAISDEAGGGAEFDFDEFLQSSAKVSADFMLAMVEKL
- a CDS encoding tetratricopeptide repeat protein; amino-acid sequence: MNKKFIFVALFGATLSFPLIAQETSVFDAGNLNSANPYGLTDSEKALLNNKRNVQNIQANMDSVSEQLQGMQSLIESLSLRMSKLEQRVNDIELKINGEAGEAGTNLASLKAYVEETRAIQDKNYKNINATLNKLGAMIDNKEATKRNIKSKATSDSSSKSNFTGKNSADIMSDSIKLLNSGKTSEAAEGFEYLIKKGYKPSTSNYYLGEVAYKQKSYSTAIGYYQKSIEGNDRADYTPKLLYHTAISFDKIGDTASANRFYKALKVGYPDSKEAKASPDRN
- the fabD gene encoding ACP S-malonyltransferase, whose amino-acid sequence is MGYAFIFAGQGSQSAGMGREFYENFSVCRELLQNASEYLRIDFENLLFSENEKLSISEFTQPAIVLSSLMAYEALKQSLNLEPKFSLGHSLGEFSALAVSGAFSYFNALKIVNLRGRFMQETCEGKDAGMMVVLGLNDALVEQICADARKQGLQIYAANYNCDGQIVVAGVRADLAKFESIFKEAGAKRAMLLNMSVASHCPILVSASERLVVELEKNLADSFAPVISNVSAKVYTSKSDALNLLKDQLVKPVLYKQSIKTYEDGIECFIELGTNTLKGINKKVTDKPTFSITDMPSLEEAVKNLESR
- a CDS encoding FKBP-type peptidyl-prolyl cis-trans isomerase, whose translation is MSKDQVITMFYELKDATTGEILESNMQNGGEISFITGRGHIIQKLEEEVSKLKAGDRTTINIKATEGCGEYNKEAVQSLPKEQFAGIDLHEGMELFGQNEDGSSVRVIVKTIGDDEVVVDFNHPYAGKDLLFNVEILEIREATEDEKATGMVAGTHTCGCGGHGHDHDDGGCCGGHRHHHHDDHGHSSGCCGRHHH
- a CDS encoding tRNA 2-thiocytidine biosynthesis TtcA family protein, with the protein product MIDLSKKLLSIVGKTNARYKMIQGGDKILLGLSGGKDSLALAHVLKHMQCVTPKKFEFKAVTLSYGMGEDYAYLTEHCNSHGIEHEVIDSSIFEISKDKIRKNSSFCSFFSRMRRGYLYTYALKHGYNKLAIAHHLDDAVESFFMNFTYNGALRTLAPKYMAKNGIEVIRPFIFVRERALHENAVRNELRVIGDEACPAMRFDVKMPHARYETKQLLAQLEKQNPKLFTSLKAAFENIHLSTFFDEKFSV